In Vibrio gallicus, a single window of DNA contains:
- the pseB gene encoding UDP-N-acetylglucosamine 4,6-dehydratase (inverting), with amino-acid sequence MLNNKAVLITGGTGSFGKQFIKTILERYQDVKKIIIYSRDELKQFEIKQNYPAKDFPQLRFFIGDVRDQARMIQACEGVDVIIHAAAIKQVDTAEYNPTECIRTNVDGAENVIQAALQCGVKDVVALSTDKACAPINLYGATKLTSDKLFTAANNIKGSKDIRFSVVRYGNVMGSRGSVIPFFMKKREEGLLPITHAEMTRFNISLQDGVNMVMYALDNHLGGEIFIPKIPSYKIMDIAEAIAPGVPTKVVGIRPGEKLHEEMITDTDSFNTIDLGKYYAILPSVSFTYSEEDYMTHHKAEKVPFGFKYNSGTNTDWETVEGLRDLIKEHVDPNFTV; translated from the coding sequence ATGTTGAATAATAAAGCTGTACTAATAACTGGTGGTACAGGCTCGTTTGGTAAGCAGTTCATTAAAACTATCTTAGAGCGCTATCAGGACGTAAAGAAAATCATTATCTATTCTCGCGATGAGCTTAAGCAGTTTGAAATCAAACAAAACTACCCAGCGAAAGATTTTCCACAATTACGCTTTTTTATCGGTGATGTTCGCGATCAAGCGCGTATGATTCAAGCTTGTGAAGGCGTTGACGTGATCATTCATGCTGCAGCGATCAAACAAGTCGACACTGCTGAGTACAACCCTACTGAATGTATCCGTACCAACGTTGATGGCGCAGAAAACGTGATTCAAGCAGCACTTCAGTGTGGTGTGAAAGATGTTGTTGCGTTATCTACTGATAAGGCGTGTGCTCCTATTAATCTTTATGGTGCGACCAAATTGACCTCCGATAAGTTGTTTACCGCAGCAAATAACATCAAAGGCTCAAAAGATATTCGATTTAGCGTAGTACGTTACGGTAATGTTATGGGATCTCGTGGTTCAGTAATTCCATTTTTCATGAAAAAGAGAGAAGAAGGTTTACTTCCAATTACTCATGCAGAAATGACGCGCTTTAATATTTCATTACAAGATGGCGTGAATATGGTGATGTATGCGTTGGATAACCATCTTGGCGGTGAGATATTTATTCCAAAAATCCCATCATATAAAATCATGGATATTGCAGAAGCTATTGCTCCAGGAGTTCCTACTAAAGTTGTAGGTATTCGCCCTGGTGAAAAATTGCACGAGGAAATGATCACAGATACAGACTCATTCAATACTATTGACTTAGGTAAGTATTACGCTATTTTGCCATCAGTGTCGTTTACATATAGTGAAGAAGATTATATGACGCACCATAAGGCTGAAAAAGTCCCATTTGGTTTCAAGT